The proteins below are encoded in one region of Sphingobium yanoikuyae:
- a CDS encoding DUF1491 family protein yields the protein MAEESPAARLTSAMLVGALVKRVNAAGGFAMILAKGDEMSGVILVQVMDKGRESAIFERVSNFRGGHALMRCGPPAEEGPEAFAAYAERRRRSDPDLWLVELDIADAERFAAETIC from the coding sequence ATGGCTGAGGAGAGTCCGGCCGCGCGGCTGACCAGCGCGATGCTGGTCGGCGCGCTGGTGAAGCGGGTGAATGCCGCCGGCGGTTTTGCCATGATATTGGCCAAGGGCGACGAGATGAGCGGTGTCATCCTGGTCCAGGTGATGGACAAGGGACGGGAATCCGCAATTTTCGAACGGGTATCGAACTTTCGCGGCGGCCATGCATTGATGCGCTGTGGACCCCCTGCGGAAGAGGGGCCGGAGGCGTTCGCCGCCTATGCCGAACGCCGACGCAGATCGGACCCCGACCTGTGGCTGGTCGAGCTTGATATCGCGGATGCGGAACGGTTCGCCGCTGAAACGATCTGCTGA
- a CDS encoding PaaI family thioesterase: MTPPEAAALASGEAAHFRALEHLYNSAPINDLFLSNLRVPEPGRSVIDFEVDERHFHAAGAVHGTVYFKMLDDAAFYAANSLVSDRFLLTTAFNLLFTRPIGPGKLRAEGRWISGKRRVYVAEASILDSDGEEVGRGTGTFMRSQIPLSSLPGYHG, from the coding sequence GTGACGCCGCCTGAGGCCGCCGCGCTTGCCAGTGGCGAGGCGGCGCATTTTCGCGCGCTGGAGCATCTCTATAACAGCGCGCCGATCAACGACCTGTTCCTGTCGAACCTGCGCGTGCCGGAACCCGGCCGGTCGGTGATCGATTTCGAGGTCGACGAGCGGCATTTCCATGCCGCCGGCGCGGTGCATGGCACCGTCTATTTCAAGATGCTGGACGATGCGGCCTTCTATGCCGCCAACAGCCTGGTCAGCGATCGTTTCCTGCTGACCACTGCCTTCAACCTGCTGTTTACCCGGCCGATCGGCCCCGGAAAGCTGCGCGCCGAGGGACGTTGGATCAGCGGCAAGCGCCGCGTCTATGTCGCCGAGGCGAGCATTCTCGATTCGGACGGGGAAGAAGTGGGCCGGGGCACCGGCACCTTCATGCGATCGCAGATTCCGCTGTCATCGCTGCCGGGATATCATGGCTGA
- a CDS encoding PTS sugar transporter subunit IIA encodes MVHFNDIVSPDALATEVTVNGKKMLFQKIAALAAQSYGVDAEAAADALLERERLGSTGFGGGVAIPHAKLPGLDRMCGVVVLLDPPAPFDAVDDAPVDVVFALLSPQDSGAEHLKTLARVSRYLRDEAQVTRLRGAKSAEALHALLAGGEARDAA; translated from the coding sequence ATGGTGCATTTCAACGATATTGTCTCGCCGGACGCGCTGGCCACCGAGGTGACGGTGAACGGCAAGAAGATGCTGTTCCAGAAGATCGCGGCTCTGGCGGCGCAATCCTATGGCGTCGATGCCGAAGCGGCCGCCGACGCGCTGCTGGAGCGCGAGCGTCTGGGCTCCACCGGCTTCGGTGGCGGCGTTGCCATTCCTCATGCCAAGCTGCCGGGCCTCGACCGCATGTGCGGCGTGGTCGTGCTGCTCGATCCGCCGGCGCCGTTCGACGCGGTCGATGATGCGCCGGTCGATGTCGTGTTCGCGCTGCTTTCGCCGCAGGACAGCGGTGCCGAGCATTTGAAGACGCTGGCGCGTGTATCGCGCTATCTGCGCGATGAGGCGCAGGTGACGCGCCTGCGCGGTGCCAAGTCGGCCGAGGCGCTGCACGCGCTGCTGGCCGGTGGTGAGGCGCGTGACGCCGCCTGA
- the hpf gene encoding ribosome hibernation-promoting factor, HPF/YfiA family, with translation MDIRVSGHQVETGEALKQHVSDRLEAIAEKYFSRTISAQVTFRPAPHGAFHCDIVCHVMTGLILKGAGEAQEAHPAFDQASDRIEKQLRRYMRRLKDRSIQAAAAEAQRANGYSVDDIDGAGYTIFAGAADEEAEVADAPLIVAETRVDIPEASVSDAVMMLDLRNTNALLFLNAGTSAYNMVYRRQDGTIGWVEPRG, from the coding sequence ATGGATATCCGTGTTTCCGGGCATCAGGTCGAGACGGGCGAAGCGCTCAAGCAGCACGTCAGCGACCGGCTGGAAGCGATAGCCGAGAAATATTTCTCCCGCACGATTTCCGCCCAGGTGACCTTCCGACCGGCCCCGCATGGCGCCTTCCATTGTGATATCGTCTGCCATGTGATGACCGGCCTGATCCTGAAGGGCGCCGGCGAGGCGCAGGAGGCGCATCCCGCCTTCGACCAGGCATCGGACCGGATCGAGAAGCAGCTGCGCCGCTATATGCGCCGCCTGAAGGATCGCAGCATCCAGGCCGCCGCTGCCGAGGCGCAGCGCGCCAATGGCTATAGCGTCGATGATATCGACGGCGCGGGCTATACCATCTTCGCCGGTGCCGCCGACGAGGAGGCCGAAGTGGCCGATGCTCCCCTGATCGTCGCCGAAACGCGGGTCGATATTCCCGAGGCCAGCGTGTCCGACGCGGTGATGATGCTGGACCTGCGCAACACCAATGCGCTGCTGTTCCTCAATGCCGGGACGTCGGCCTATAATATGGTCTATCGCCGTCAGGACGGCACGATCGGTTGGGTCGAGCCGCGCGGCTGA
- the dnaQ gene encoding DNA polymerase III subunit epsilon produces MREIIFDTETTGFDPASGDRLVEIGCIELINRVPTGRTFHAYYNPQRDMPSAAEAVHGLSSQFLSDKPLFREGVAELMDFLEDSPLVAHNARFDFGFLNHELKLCARDAVSMDRMIDTVAIARTLHPGAKHSLDALCTRYGIDRSHRVKHGALLDAELLAQLYVELTGGRQIGLGLAQEEEKEIVRVELTETAVVRPVRPARVFTASAEELERHAAFVAKLDKPLWLEEAPPA; encoded by the coding sequence ATGCGCGAGATCATTTTCGACACCGAAACGACGGGATTTGATCCGGCATCCGGCGATCGGCTGGTCGAAATCGGGTGCATAGAGCTTATCAATCGCGTGCCGACCGGCCGCACCTTCCACGCTTATTATAATCCACAGCGCGACATGCCCTCCGCCGCCGAGGCGGTGCATGGCCTGTCGAGCCAGTTCCTGTCGGACAAGCCGTTGTTCCGCGAGGGCGTGGCTGAACTGATGGATTTTCTGGAGGACAGCCCGCTGGTCGCGCACAATGCGCGCTTCGACTTCGGATTCCTCAATCACGAATTGAAGCTGTGCGCGCGCGACGCCGTGTCGATGGACCGGATGATCGACACGGTCGCGATTGCCCGCACCCTGCATCCCGGCGCCAAGCACAGCCTGGACGCGCTCTGCACCCGTTACGGCATCGACCGCAGCCATCGCGTCAAGCATGGCGCGCTGCTCGACGCCGAACTGCTGGCGCAGCTCTATGTCGAATTGACCGGCGGCCGTCAGATCGGCCTGGGTCTTGCACAGGAGGAAGAGAAAGAGATCGTCAGGGTGGAACTGACGGAAACCGCCGTTGTTCGCCCTGTTCGTCCCGCGCGCGTCTTCACGGCGAGCGCGGAGGAGCTGGAGAGGCATGCCGCTTTCGTCGCGAAGCTGGATAAGCCGCTCTGGCTCGAGGAGGCGCCGCCGGCCTGA
- the coaE gene encoding dephospho-CoA kinase (Dephospho-CoA kinase (CoaE) performs the final step in coenzyme A biosynthesis.): MKIYGLTGSIGMGKSAVAAMFRREGVPVFDADAEVHRLQGPGGRLIPAIEARFPGTTGPQGVDRTKLGAAVFGHPAELKALEAIVHPAVGESRRRFLKRHRSRKFVILDVPLLFETGGHRRMAGIIVVSAPAWKQRRRVLARPGMTVAKFRRILHLQLPDAEKRLRADYIINTGTTFAATRAQVRRLVACLGARTGR, translated from the coding sequence GTGAAGATCTACGGCCTCACCGGCTCGATCGGCATGGGCAAGTCGGCGGTTGCAGCGATGTTTCGCCGCGAGGGCGTGCCGGTGTTCGATGCCGATGCCGAGGTGCATCGGCTGCAGGGGCCGGGCGGCCGGCTGATCCCGGCGATCGAAGCGCGTTTTCCCGGCACCACTGGGCCGCAGGGCGTTGACCGGACGAAGCTGGGCGCAGCGGTGTTCGGTCATCCCGCCGAATTGAAGGCGCTGGAGGCGATCGTCCATCCCGCCGTGGGCGAGTCGCGTCGGCGATTCCTCAAACGCCATCGGTCGCGCAAATTCGTGATTCTGGACGTGCCTCTGTTGTTCGAGACGGGTGGCCACCGGCGCATGGCGGGGATCATCGTCGTCAGTGCGCCCGCCTGGAAACAGCGGCGGCGGGTGCTGGCCCGGCCGGGCATGACGGTGGCAAAATTTCGTAGAATCCTGCACTTGCAGCTGCCCGATGCTGAAAAGCGGCTAAGGGCAGACTATATCATCAACACGGGTACGACATTTGCCGCAACCCGAGCACAGGTCAGGCGTCTGGTCGCTTGCCTTGGCGCCCGGACAGGCAGATAA
- the aroE gene encoding shikimate dehydrogenase — translation MTDKLPYAEVIGDPIDHSKSPLIHNFWLQALDIEAEYKKTHVTPEGLSAYFLQRRADPDWLGCNVTIPHKIAVMDYTDDPGGVRDRIGAMNTIASETAGPLIGTNTDAGGFLQPLLRDKWKGRHAVLIGAGGAARAILFALTSLGVPDITIMARDPAKGQALLDRAGVKGKVIGMTDALPAADLLVNSTSLGMVGQPALDLDLSPLPASATVYDIVYAPLETGLLKAARDRGLKTLDGLEMLIGQAALAFDIFFDAEAPRELDAELRALLTAAD, via the coding sequence ATGACCGACAAGCTCCCCTATGCCGAGGTGATCGGCGATCCGATCGACCACAGCAAATCGCCCCTTATCCACAATTTCTGGCTGCAGGCGCTGGATATCGAGGCGGAGTATAAGAAGACTCATGTGACGCCCGAGGGGCTGTCCGCCTATTTCCTGCAGCGCCGGGCCGATCCCGACTGGCTGGGCTGCAATGTCACCATTCCCCACAAGATCGCGGTGATGGACTATACCGACGATCCGGGTGGGGTGCGCGACCGGATCGGCGCGATGAACACCATCGCCAGCGAGACCGCAGGGCCGCTGATCGGCACCAACACCGATGCCGGCGGGTTCCTGCAGCCGCTGCTGCGCGACAAGTGGAAGGGGCGCCATGCGGTGCTGATCGGCGCGGGCGGCGCGGCGCGGGCGATCCTGTTCGCGCTCACCAGCCTGGGCGTACCGGACATCACGATCATGGCGCGCGACCCGGCCAAGGGACAGGCGCTGCTCGACCGGGCCGGGGTGAAGGGCAAGGTGATCGGCATGACGGATGCGCTGCCGGCCGCCGACCTGCTGGTCAACAGCACGTCGCTGGGCATGGTCGGCCAGCCGGCGCTGGATCTGGACCTGTCGCCGCTGCCGGCGAGTGCGACCGTCTATGACATCGTCTATGCGCCGCTGGAGACGGGCTTGCTGAAGGCGGCGCGCGACCGGGGCCTCAAGACGCTGGACGGGCTGGAAATGCTGATCGGCCAGGCGGCGCTGGCGTTCGACATCTTCTTCGATGCGGAGGCACCGCGCGAACTGGACGCGGAACTGCGCGCCCTGCTCACGGCGGCGGACTGA
- a CDS encoding Maf family protein codes for MIVLASQSASRRAMLSAAGVPFEALSPGVDEEAAKEALRADGHDGRALADALAELKALKVSRRVPGALVLGCDQTLTLDDGTMIDKAVDRADAARILRLLSGRVHHLHSAAVIVLNNEPIWRHVERVRMTVRTLSDGFIDSYLEDDWDECQWCVGCYRIEGPGAQLFARVEGSQFGIQGLPLLPLLDFLRIRGVLAS; via the coding sequence ATGATCGTCCTAGCCTCGCAGAGCGCCAGCCGGCGCGCCATGCTGAGCGCGGCCGGCGTGCCGTTCGAGGCGCTGTCGCCGGGTGTGGATGAAGAGGCCGCCAAGGAAGCATTGCGCGCCGATGGCCATGACGGCCGCGCGCTGGCCGATGCGCTGGCGGAGCTGAAGGCGCTCAAGGTGTCGCGCCGGGTGCCGGGCGCGCTGGTGCTGGGCTGCGACCAGACCCTGACTCTCGACGACGGGACGATGATCGACAAGGCGGTGGACAGGGCGGATGCCGCGCGCATCCTGCGCCTGCTGTCGGGCCGGGTCCATCATCTCCACAGTGCGGCGGTGATCGTGCTCAACAATGAACCGATCTGGCGCCATGTCGAGCGGGTGCGGATGACGGTGCGGACCCTGTCCGACGGATTCATCGACTCCTATCTGGAGGACGACTGGGACGAATGCCAATGGTGCGTTGGCTGCTACCGGATCGAGGGGCCGGGCGCGCAATTGTTCGCGAGGGTGGAAGGCAGCCAGTTCGGCATCCAGGGCCTGCCGCTGCTGCCGCTGCTTGACTTCCTGCGCATAAGGGGCGTTCTGGCGTCATGA